The following are encoded together in the Xanthobacter autotrophicus Py2 genome:
- a CDS encoding glucose sorbosone dehydrogenase (PFAM: glucose sorbosone dehydrogenase~KEGG: eba:ebA6077 predicted glucose/sorbosone dehydrogenase), whose protein sequence is MGAVLARRDHRQRSSFPRPGRRAAIAALALLGLLVAGAFAFAADDAGAARRFAGEEVRVVPFASGLEHPWSMAFLPDGRLLVTERDGRLRVIDSSGKLGAPIVGVPDVAARGQGGLLDVALGPAFATNHLIYLSYAEPRPDGAGTSVARGRLSEDLTRLTDLQVIFRQQPAHSGGNHFGSRLVFAPDGMLFVTLGERFDLMDKAQDLSTTLGKVVRIAPDGSIPADNPFRDRPGARPEIFSYGHRNVQAGVIEPATGRLWTVEHGPRGGDEVNRPEAGKNYGWPIIGYGRHYSGAKIGVGTRKEGMEQPLFYWDPSIAPSGAAFYSADLLPAFKGQLFVGALAGQALVEVKVRNGAVTGEEQLPLGKRIRDVRQGPDGALWLATDDTGEILRVVPAAAK, encoded by the coding sequence ATGGGCGCGGTTCTTGCCCGGCGCGATCACCGGCAGCGTTCCTCTTTTCCCCGTCCCGGCCGCCGCGCCGCCATCGCTGCGCTGGCGCTGCTCGGCCTGCTTGTCGCCGGCGCCTTTGCCTTCGCGGCCGACGATGCCGGTGCCGCGAGGCGCTTCGCCGGCGAAGAGGTGCGCGTGGTGCCTTTCGCCTCGGGGCTGGAGCATCCCTGGAGCATGGCCTTCCTGCCGGACGGCCGCCTTCTCGTCACCGAGCGGGATGGGCGCCTGCGCGTGATCGATTCCTCCGGAAAGCTCGGCGCGCCCATCGTCGGCGTGCCCGATGTGGCGGCGCGGGGGCAGGGCGGCTTGCTGGATGTGGCGCTGGGCCCCGCCTTCGCCACCAACCACCTGATCTATCTGAGCTATGCCGAGCCCCGCCCGGACGGTGCCGGCACCTCCGTGGCGCGCGGGCGCCTCTCGGAGGACCTGACCCGGCTCACCGACCTGCAAGTGATTTTCCGCCAGCAGCCCGCCCATTCCGGCGGCAACCATTTCGGCTCGCGCCTCGTGTTCGCGCCGGACGGCATGCTGTTCGTGACGCTGGGTGAGCGCTTCGACCTGATGGACAAGGCGCAGGACCTCTCCACCACCCTCGGCAAAGTGGTGCGCATCGCGCCGGATGGCTCGATCCCGGCGGATAATCCCTTCCGCGACCGCCCCGGCGCGCGGCCTGAAATCTTCAGCTACGGCCATCGCAACGTGCAGGCCGGCGTCATCGAGCCCGCCACCGGCCGGCTGTGGACGGTGGAGCACGGTCCGCGCGGCGGCGACGAGGTGAACCGGCCGGAGGCGGGCAAGAACTACGGCTGGCCTATCATCGGCTACGGCCGGCATTATTCCGGCGCCAAGATCGGCGTCGGGACGCGCAAGGAGGGCATGGAGCAGCCCCTGTTCTATTGGGATCCCTCCATCGCGCCCTCCGGCGCGGCCTTCTACTCCGCCGACCTTTTGCCCGCGTTCAAGGGCCAGCTCTTCGTCGGCGCGCTGGCGGGGCAGGCGCTGGTGGAGGTGAAGGTCCGCAACGGCGCCGTGACCGGCGAGGAGCAACTGCCGTTAGGCAAGCGCATCCGCGACGTGCGGCAGGGACCGGACGGGGCGCTGTGGCTGGCCACCGACGACACCGGCGAGATCCTGCGCGTGGTGCCCGCCGCCGCCAAATGA